The Xiphophorus couchianus chromosome 14, X_couchianus-1.0, whole genome shotgun sequence genome includes a region encoding these proteins:
- the LOC114157911 gene encoding uncharacterized protein LOC114157911 — MMERMMKMIMLRRFRLVLDQSFNVQPAAGLTAAIKIPTISLLLKHISPPDVCPRFCVQVGHQAVRETGFILLWILLLPLDPLDPMVPMNAVVSLDPLVGLICLVPLVPLDPMVPLDAVVPLDPLVGLICLVPLVPLVPLDPMVPLDAVVPLDHMVPMIPLDPLVPLDPMVPMNVVVPLDPLVGLICLVPLVPLDFMVLMDAMVPMNAVVPLDPRVPLDHMVPMIPLDPLVPLDPMVPMNAVVPLDPLVGLICLVPLVPLDFMVLMDAMVPMNAVVPLDPRVPLDPMVPLDSVVPLDPLVGLICLDPLDVMVPMYAVVPLDPRVPLDHMVPMIPLDPLVPLDPMVPLDPMVPLEPMVPLDSVVPLDPLVGLICLDPLVLMDVMVPM; from the exons ATGATGGagaggatgatgaagatgataaTGCTCAGGAGGTTCAGGCTGGTCCTGGATCAGAGTTTTAATGTTCAACCTGCTGCGGGTCTGACTGCAGCCATAAAAATTCCCACCATTTCTCTGCTCCTTAAACACATCAGTCCTCCAGATGTCTGTCCCAGGTTCTGTGTCCAAGTTGGACACCAGGCTGTTAGAGAAACAGGCTTCATACTACTCTGGATTCTTCTTCTCCCTCTGGACCCTCTGGACCCCATGGTCCCTATGAACGCTGTGGTCTCTCTGGACCCTCTGGTTGGTCTGATCTGTCTGGTCCCTCTGGTTCCCCTGGACCCTATGGTCCCTTTGGACGCTGTGGTCCCTCTGGACCCTCTGGTTGGTCTGATCTGTCTGGTCCCTCTGGTTCCCCTGGTCCCTCTGGACCCCATGGTCCCTTTGGACGCTGTG GTCCCTCTGGACCACATGGTCCCTATGATCCCTCTGGATCCTCTGGTCCCTCTGGATCCCATGGTCCCTATGAATGTTGTGGTCCCTTTGGACCCTCTGGTTGGTCTGATCTGTCTGGTCCCTCTGGTCCCTTTGGACTTCATGGTCCTGATGGATGCCATGGTCCCTATGAACGCTGTGGTCCCTTTGGACCCCAGGGTCCCTCTGGACCACATGGTCCCTATGATCCCTCTGGATCCTCTGGTCCCTCTGGATCCCATGGTCCCTATGAATGCTGTGGTCCCTTTGGACCCTCTGGTTGGTCTGATCTGTCTGGTCCCTCTGGTCCCTTTGGACTTCATGGTCCTGATGGATGCCATGGTCCCTATGAACGCTGTGGTCCCTTTGGACCCCAGGGTCCCTTTGGATCCCATGGTCCCTTTGGACTCTGTGGTTCCTCTGGACCCTCTGGTTGGTCTGATTTGTCTGGACCCTCTGGACGTCATGGTCCCTATGTACGCTGTGGTCCCTTTGGACCCCAGGGTCCCTCTGGACCACATGGTCCCTATGATCCCTCTGGATCCTCTGGTCCCTTTGGATCCCATGGTCCCTTTGGATCCCATGGTCCCTTTGGAGCCCATGGTCCCTTTGGACTCTGTGGTTCCTCTGGACCCTCTGGTTGGTCTGATCTGTCTGGACCCTTTGGTCCTCATGGACGTCATGGTCCCTATGTAA